A single Tenacibaculum sp. 190524A02b DNA region contains:
- a CDS encoding HDIG domain-containing metalloprotein, which produces MNKIITKLYKNNAIVFKVLLFLVTAFAIVYLFPKGGQFKYDFVSGKPWQYDNLYAPFDFAIHKSDEEIKEEKEQLSQQSKKYFAFDKNIKEQAYIAYKNELKLLSSSDSLSTKQVSKIKNKGTSILNIVYEYGFIDALSVEKQVDRFNEVVVLRKGNSIEEVLFTKFIQSKDVLPIINKEVVELDENEQRFLLNVITEVIRPNVSYDDKFTSKELQQRLKDISYTKGKVSKGELIITKGDIVEGESFHALKSFQLASQSTIWTKSNYNWIVFGYTVLVSLALLMLLLFLERYRLDIYKDNNKVTFIFFNVFVMILVQTLVVKANPDYLYVVPLSILPIVLKAFFDARLGLFTHVLTVLLLGFIVPNSFEFIYLHIIAGIVTILTVSELYKRANLFISIGQITIIYMITYLAFSILKEGNADKVNLLYFGLFAANGLLSFLAVFFIYFYEKVFGLVSDVTLLELSNTNSKLLRELNEKAPGTFQHSMQVANLAEAAANEIGANSMLVRTGALYHDIGKMVNPMYFTENQTTGVNPHNDLSAKDSARIILDHVIKGIEIAKKNNLPDRIIDFIRTHHGTNVTYYFYKKELENNPDGNVDVKKFQYQGPIPFSKETAILMMCDAAEAASKSLKEPTAQSIDELINKIIEKQKKDDQFINSDITFREIEIIKKIIKNKLMNIYHLRVEYPD; this is translated from the coding sequence ATGAATAAAATTATTACAAAACTATATAAAAATAATGCTATTGTTTTTAAAGTATTGTTATTTTTAGTTACAGCTTTTGCTATTGTATACTTATTCCCAAAAGGAGGACAGTTTAAATATGACTTTGTCTCAGGAAAGCCTTGGCAATATGATAATTTATATGCCCCTTTTGATTTTGCAATTCATAAAAGCGATGAAGAAATTAAAGAGGAAAAAGAACAACTGTCTCAACAATCAAAAAAATATTTTGCATTTGATAAAAACATTAAAGAGCAAGCTTATATAGCTTATAAAAATGAGTTGAAATTGTTGTCCTCCTCAGATTCTTTAAGTACGAAACAAGTTAGTAAGATAAAGAACAAAGGAACGAGTATTCTTAATATAGTATACGAATATGGTTTTATAGATGCTTTAAGCGTTGAAAAACAGGTGGACAGATTTAATGAAGTTGTTGTTCTAAGAAAAGGGAACTCTATAGAAGAAGTACTTTTTACAAAATTTATACAATCAAAAGATGTCTTACCAATAATTAACAAAGAGGTAGTTGAATTAGATGAAAATGAGCAACGGTTTTTATTAAATGTAATAACAGAAGTTATTAGGCCTAACGTAAGCTACGATGATAAATTTACAAGTAAGGAGCTACAACAACGATTAAAAGATATTTCATATACAAAAGGAAAAGTGTCCAAAGGAGAGTTGATTATTACTAAAGGTGATATAGTTGAAGGGGAAAGTTTTCATGCATTAAAATCATTTCAATTAGCTTCACAATCTACTATTTGGACAAAATCTAATTATAATTGGATTGTTTTTGGTTATACTGTTTTGGTGTCTTTAGCCCTATTAATGTTGTTACTTTTCTTAGAACGCTATCGATTGGATATTTATAAGGATAATAATAAGGTGACTTTTATTTTCTTTAATGTCTTTGTAATGATTTTAGTGCAAACACTTGTTGTAAAAGCTAATCCAGATTATTTATATGTAGTTCCTTTAAGTATTTTACCAATAGTTTTAAAAGCTTTTTTTGATGCGAGGTTAGGATTGTTTACACACGTACTTACAGTGTTGTTATTAGGATTTATTGTACCTAATAGTTTTGAATTTATTTATTTACATATAATTGCAGGAATTGTTACTATTCTTACCGTTTCAGAGTTGTATAAGAGAGCTAACTTGTTTATATCTATAGGGCAAATAACCATTATATATATGATAACTTATTTAGCGTTTTCAATTTTAAAAGAAGGAAATGCGGATAAGGTAAATTTACTATATTTTGGATTGTTTGCAGCTAATGGATTGCTGTCATTTTTAGCTGTGTTTTTTATTTACTTTTATGAGAAAGTGTTTGGTTTAGTATCAGATGTAACCTTATTAGAGTTGTCAAATACAAATTCTAAGTTGTTGAGGGAGTTAAATGAAAAAGCACCAGGCACGTTTCAACATTCTATGCAAGTAGCAAATTTAGCGGAAGCAGCGGCTAATGAAATAGGAGCAAATTCTATGTTAGTTAGAACAGGAGCTTTATATCATGATATTGGAAAGATGGTAAATCCAATGTATTTTACAGAAAATCAAACAACAGGTGTGAACCCTCATAATGATTTATCTGCTAAAGATAGTGCACGAATTATCTTAGATCATGTGATAAAAGGAATTGAAATAGCTAAGAAGAATAATCTTCCAGATAGAATTATAGATTTTATACGTACACACCATGGAACTAATGTTACGTATTATTTTTACAAGAAAGAATTAGAAAATAACCCTGATGGTAATGTAGATGTAAAAAAGTTTCAATACCAAGGACCAATCCCTTTTTCAAAGGAGACAGCTATTTTAATGATGTGTGATGCTGCAGAAGCTGCTTCAAAAAGTTTAAAAGAACCTACTGCGCAATCAATAGATGAACTAATCAATAAAATTATAGAGAAGCAAAAAAAAGATGATCAGTTTATAAATTCTGATATAACCTTTAGAGAAATAGAAATAATTAAAAAAATTATTAAGAATAAGTTGATGAATATCTACCACTTACGAGTAGAGTATCCAGATTAG